Proteins encoded by one window of Chondromyces crocatus:
- a CDS encoding serine/threonine-protein kinase, whose product MEIFDVGDVVDERYELLDELGAGAHGTVFRARDLTAHGAEVAIKCLHPELAANEGLKARLTREARAMSALAGTSAAEVRAFGSTPQGTLYLVLELLHGRDLEATLRALDTEGRRLTQERLITLFEPIVKTLETAHARGIIHRDLKPANIFVLEDPDQGVVRLLDFGLAKDLAADPLTTKGAIAGSPAYIAPEVWMGRPHELDHRLDVYSLGAVIFRALAGQPPFQAETRIDLIVACMHGPRPSLKARRPDLPAAIDAWVARALATSREARFPDVTSLWAALLDVLRP is encoded by the coding sequence ATGGAGATCTTCGACGTCGGTGACGTGGTCGACGAACGCTACGAGCTGCTCGACGAGCTGGGCGCCGGCGCGCACGGCACCGTCTTCCGCGCCCGCGACCTGACCGCCCACGGCGCCGAGGTCGCCATCAAGTGCCTGCACCCCGAACTCGCCGCGAACGAAGGCCTGAAGGCCCGCCTCACCCGAGAAGCCCGCGCAATGAGCGCCCTCGCTGGCACCAGCGCCGCCGAGGTGCGCGCCTTCGGCAGCACCCCCCAGGGCACCCTCTACCTCGTCCTCGAGCTGCTCCACGGCCGTGACCTGGAAGCCACCCTGCGCGCCCTCGACACCGAGGGCCGACGGCTCACCCAGGAGCGCCTGATCACGCTGTTCGAGCCCATCGTGAAGACCCTGGAGACGGCCCACGCGCGCGGCATCATCCACCGCGACCTCAAGCCGGCGAACATCTTCGTCCTCGAAGACCCTGACCAGGGCGTCGTCCGCCTCCTCGACTTCGGGCTCGCCAAGGACCTCGCCGCCGATCCGCTCACCACCAAGGGCGCCATCGCCGGATCCCCAGCATACATCGCGCCCGAGGTATGGATGGGCAGACCGCACGAGCTCGACCACCGCCTCGACGTCTACTCGTTGGGCGCGGTGATCTTCCGCGCCCTCGCAGGGCAGCCCCCCTTCCAGGCCGAGACCCGCATCGACCTCATCGTCGCCTGCATGCACGGCCCTCGCCCCAGCTTGAAGGCCCGTCGCCCCGACCTCCCCGCAGCCATCGACGCCTGGGTCGCGCGCGCGCTCGCCACCTCCCGCGAAGCGCGCTTCCCGGACGTGACCTCTTTGTGGGCTGCACTCCTCGACGTCCTGCGCCCATGA
- a CDS encoding DUF7689 domain-containing protein — MLEVVFPDLSGWDYEVTSEITFDYNCIAFAAGDESSWWWPTHPEGYWPPEAPRECTLEAFIKAYETLGYHPCDDDSHDPAFDKVALYADEKGTPTHAALQIDGLYWKSKLGKLHDIKHPLNALVGSSYGRVVAFLRRARPTNL, encoded by the coding sequence ATGCTCGAAGTCGTCTTTCCGGATCTCTCTGGTTGGGACTACGAGGTTACCAGCGAGATCACGTTCGATTACAACTGCATCGCGTTCGCTGCAGGAGACGAGTCTAGCTGGTGGTGGCCAACTCACCCCGAGGGTTACTGGCCACCCGAGGCGCCTCGAGAATGTACGCTCGAAGCGTTCATCAAAGCTTACGAGACCCTTGGGTATCACCCGTGTGATGACGACTCACACGACCCGGCTTTCGACAAGGTCGCGCTTTATGCCGATGAAAAGGGCACGCCAACGCATGCGGCGCTGCAAATCGATGGGTTGTACTGGAAGAGCAAGCTGGGGAAGCTCCACGACATCAAGCACCCGCTGAATGCGCTGGTTGGCTCCAGCTACGGTCGCGTCGTGGCCTTCTTGCGGAGAGCCCGACCCACGAACCTTTGA
- a CDS encoding NRDE family protein, translating into MCTLIAAVGQWPELPLVVAANRDEFLARPARPPFLWPGSPRVVSPRDELAGGTWLGLSEYGVFVAVTNRAGSPPDPARRSRGALVVEALTASSARSLHQRLQPLEATTHNPFHLFYADRADAFITWSDGHAVHHEVLAKGLHVITERSFDAGDLGREATIRAYWAEHVAGRAFDVDALRGLLTIHGVDPRAGTCVHLDEFGYGSRSACILKLGAAGVASSLLWAEGRPCQKPFLSQEELLLALGEGTRREATASER; encoded by the coding sequence ATGTGCACCCTCATCGCCGCCGTGGGGCAGTGGCCGGAGCTCCCGCTGGTCGTCGCTGCCAACCGGGACGAGTTCCTGGCGCGGCCGGCGCGACCGCCGTTCCTCTGGCCCGGGTCGCCGCGGGTCGTGTCGCCGCGGGACGAGCTGGCGGGTGGGACGTGGCTCGGGCTGAGCGAGTACGGGGTCTTCGTCGCCGTCACGAACCGGGCGGGATCCCCGCCGGACCCTGCGCGTCGCTCCCGGGGGGCGCTCGTCGTGGAGGCGCTCACGGCGTCGTCGGCGAGGTCGCTGCACCAGCGTCTTCAGCCGCTCGAAGCGACCACCCACAACCCGTTCCACCTGTTCTACGCCGACCGCGCCGACGCCTTCATCACCTGGAGCGACGGCCACGCCGTACACCACGAGGTCCTCGCGAAGGGCTTGCACGTGATCACCGAGCGCAGCTTCGACGCGGGGGACCTGGGGCGCGAAGCCACCATCCGCGCCTACTGGGCGGAGCACGTCGCGGGGCGCGCGTTCGATGTCGACGCGCTCCGCGGGCTGCTCACGATCCATGGCGTCGATCCGCGCGCGGGGACGTGTGTTCACCTCGACGAGTTCGGTTACGGCAGCCGTTCGGCGTGCATCCTGAAGCTCGGGGCGGCCGGGGTGGCCTCTTCGCTTCTGTGGGCCGAGGGTCGGCCCTGTCAGAAGCCGTTTCTGTCCCAGGAGGAGCTTCTCCTCGCGCTGGGGGAAGGCACGCGACGGGAGGCCACGGCATCGGAGCGGTAG
- a CDS encoding ribonuclease R family protein, translated as MSSRVRGRIQIHPRGFGFLKPEPSGDPAGEERPAAFVTPPDLNHFLEGDLVSATLVESEPGRFTATQLALVEHARAELLGTIVFHGGRPHLRTDRDLANTDWPFRHGEGAGLAEGACVVARVEGKELRLEREVVHEADQGLERCIVRHGLRGAFPEEVAACAEAMAKETLAALDAGAETASWPSAFGHRRDLRSIPTVTIDAASTRDIDDALAVLPAGPDGALRVLVSIADVDQFVPEGSVLDVDARERATSVYLAGRVLPMLPECLSSHAASLVEGADRLALTAELRIDPEGLVTSVDLYESVIRSTARLTYDAVAELLATGASADVPAEVVSTLRWLRTAAARLSAVRAARGGVSLHREEAYIALDEATRSPTAISGRTDTEAHRLVERLMVAANEAVAGWLVARGLPGIYRVHDEPTAERVLALGSYAHNFGIEAGFGPRLTLRGLAAFEAQFAGAAIAPAIRNVLGKALGPARYTALPGLHFGLGAPLYLHFTSPIRRYADLAVHRVVKHYLRGERGLRAGDERFALLGSHLDARARRASKAEAERHRMLVARYFASRVGEVVEGNIVAIKPFGLVVQMRGTGATGTIALDALPEGPYQPDAAMHALVGPGRRYSIGDPLRAVIASTSEALGRVELQLAREAG; from the coding sequence ATGTCTTCTCGTGTTCGTGGTCGCATCCAGATCCATCCCCGAGGCTTCGGCTTCCTGAAGCCCGAGCCTTCGGGCGATCCGGCCGGTGAAGAGCGGCCGGCGGCGTTCGTCACGCCGCCCGATCTCAACCACTTCCTCGAAGGCGATCTGGTCTCGGCCACGCTCGTCGAGAGCGAGCCCGGTCGCTTCACGGCGACGCAGCTCGCGCTGGTGGAGCACGCTCGGGCGGAGCTTCTGGGGACGATCGTCTTCCACGGGGGGCGACCTCACCTGCGCACCGACCGCGATCTCGCGAACACCGACTGGCCCTTCCGGCATGGCGAGGGCGCGGGGCTGGCCGAGGGCGCGTGCGTGGTGGCGCGGGTCGAGGGGAAGGAGCTGCGGCTCGAGCGCGAGGTGGTCCACGAGGCCGACCAGGGGCTGGAGCGGTGCATCGTGCGCCACGGGCTGCGGGGGGCGTTCCCGGAGGAGGTGGCCGCGTGCGCGGAGGCGATGGCCAAGGAGACGCTCGCCGCCCTCGACGCGGGGGCCGAGACGGCGAGCTGGCCGTCGGCGTTCGGGCATCGCCGTGACCTCCGCAGCATCCCCACCGTCACCATCGATGCCGCCTCCACCCGCGACATCGACGACGCGCTGGCGGTGCTCCCCGCGGGGCCCGATGGGGCGCTGCGCGTGCTCGTCTCCATCGCGGACGTCGATCAGTTCGTGCCCGAGGGGTCGGTGCTCGACGTGGACGCCCGCGAGCGCGCGACGAGCGTGTACCTCGCGGGCCGGGTGCTCCCCATGCTGCCCGAGTGCCTGAGCAGCCACGCGGCGAGCCTCGTCGAGGGGGCGGATCGGCTGGCGCTGACGGCAGAGCTGCGCATCGATCCCGAGGGACTGGTCACCTCGGTGGATCTCTACGAGAGCGTGATCCGCTCGACGGCGCGCCTCACGTACGACGCGGTGGCCGAGCTGCTCGCCACGGGGGCTTCGGCGGATGTGCCCGCGGAGGTCGTCTCCACGTTGCGCTGGTTGCGCACGGCGGCGGCGCGGCTCTCGGCGGTGCGGGCGGCCCGCGGTGGGGTGTCGCTGCACCGCGAGGAGGCGTACATCGCCCTCGACGAGGCGACGCGCTCGCCCACGGCGATCTCGGGGCGCACCGACACCGAGGCGCACCGGCTCGTGGAGCGCTTGATGGTCGCCGCCAACGAGGCCGTCGCGGGCTGGCTCGTCGCCCGAGGGCTGCCCGGCATCTACCGCGTCCACGACGAGCCCACGGCAGAGCGGGTCCTCGCGCTGGGGAGCTACGCGCACAACTTCGGCATCGAAGCGGGCTTCGGTCCGCGCTTGACCTTGCGGGGCCTGGCGGCTTTCGAGGCGCAGTTCGCTGGCGCGGCCATCGCGCCCGCCATCCGGAACGTGCTCGGCAAGGCGCTGGGTCCTGCGCGGTACACGGCGCTACCAGGGCTGCACTTCGGTCTCGGCGCGCCGCTCTACCTGCACTTCACGTCACCCATCCGTCGCTATGCCGACCTTGCGGTGCACCGCGTGGTCAAACACTACCTCCGCGGCGAGCGCGGCCTGCGCGCCGGAGACGAGCGCTTCGCACTCCTCGGCAGCCACCTCGACGCCCGCGCGCGGCGCGCGAGCAAGGCCGAGGCAGAGCGGCACCGCATGCTCGTGGCGCGCTACTTCGCGAGCCGCGTCGGCGAGGTCGTCGAGGGGAACATCGTCGCCATCAAGCCCTTCGGACTCGTCGTGCAGATGCGCGGCACGGGCGCGACGGGCACCATCGCGCTCGACGCGCTGCCCGAAGGGCCCTACCAGCCCGACGCCGCCATGCACGCGCTCGTCGGCCCTGGGCGCCGCTACAGCATCGGCGATCCGCTGCGCGCGGTGATCGCTTCCACCAGCGAGGCGCTCGGTCGCGTCGAGCTGCAGCTTGCCCGGGAGGCTGGATGA
- a CDS encoding cyclic nucleotide-binding domain-containing protein — translation MTPKEFQKQLKALLLSPVDGMDWEDKLARVRQYLRTIEARANPQEESAELLPAVEIIPFEAGKRPLDEALYPGHGCSERSGLLSTAPDAVLQGEDEVWILFRLRDLYAYVAPFQRSFEVTLSAWYLPPPGVDAAPVPVPGLVGVPIAPQVVARDAYPLPALEPSDFAEFHRTLFVASLRPREQLVPAVLPEALRERTPDGADPFTFAHRFQQALRLEITLSEGGERLSSATTEVEIFDTGRFGSLYARLLDELVKADLVAQQEQLRVDDLHVGYHPWFPVLTIGADKANLYLRAIRQDLEMQRRNLPDPRWLLRVGLYLELLTCLGIMEAVRDEYPDLLTPAERAVFEKSPAFAPIRERLRVDDWRKVWELREIAPHRAGSFSSVSVILSNLLRKQRATLGFLHTHHEDLKAALELAGPNLVDAQETWHRVFRDAERAVLRNAEIAFPELRQLDARLREFALWHQRGDMRVLGLTVLPEALTSLFGDQDGIYPSACRQYRRSMNEVAGWAASHGLMDFTGEECIPPNASLLEAQMHQHPKLLDALQRRDGYGRDLEVSAPRAGTSPGSLDEVIGVLRGAKVFGPLMDRELRRLAQRARRAVYGPLDRVVVQGNSDASMFVVASGSVEVLVRLGDGRDAPLATLEAGAIFGEIALLTGEERSATVRAVEEVVLYEITKEALQPIIEARPQLVVELARLMALRQADLREVAGRVHEEEQTRSLAARIRGFFLG, via the coding sequence GTGACGCCCAAGGAATTCCAGAAGCAGCTCAAGGCCCTCCTCCTCAGCCCTGTCGACGGCATGGACTGGGAGGACAAGCTGGCGCGTGTCCGGCAGTACCTGCGCACGATCGAGGCGCGAGCGAACCCGCAAGAGGAGTCGGCAGAGCTTCTGCCCGCGGTGGAGATCATTCCCTTCGAGGCCGGCAAGCGTCCGCTCGACGAGGCGCTCTATCCAGGGCACGGGTGCAGCGAACGCTCGGGTCTCCTGAGCACGGCGCCGGACGCGGTCCTCCAGGGGGAGGACGAGGTGTGGATCCTGTTCCGGCTCCGGGATCTCTACGCATACGTCGCGCCCTTTCAGCGGTCGTTCGAGGTGACGCTGTCGGCCTGGTACTTGCCGCCGCCAGGGGTCGACGCCGCGCCGGTACCCGTGCCGGGGCTCGTCGGGGTGCCGATCGCGCCGCAGGTGGTCGCGCGGGATGCGTATCCGCTGCCGGCGCTGGAGCCGTCGGACTTTGCCGAGTTTCACCGGACGCTCTTCGTCGCGTCGCTGCGCCCGCGAGAGCAGCTCGTGCCGGCGGTGCTTCCGGAGGCGCTGCGCGAGCGCACGCCCGACGGTGCCGATCCGTTCACGTTCGCGCACCGGTTTCAGCAGGCGTTGCGCCTGGAGATCACGCTCTCGGAAGGAGGGGAGCGGCTGTCGTCGGCGACGACGGAGGTGGAGATCTTCGACACGGGGCGCTTCGGGTCGCTCTACGCGCGGCTGCTCGACGAGCTGGTGAAGGCCGACCTCGTCGCGCAGCAGGAGCAGCTGCGCGTCGACGATCTCCACGTCGGCTACCACCCGTGGTTCCCGGTGCTCACCATCGGGGCCGACAAGGCGAACCTGTACCTCCGCGCCATCCGCCAGGATCTGGAGATGCAGCGCCGCAACTTGCCGGACCCGCGCTGGCTCTTGCGGGTGGGGCTGTACCTGGAGCTGCTCACCTGCCTGGGGATCATGGAGGCGGTGCGGGACGAGTACCCGGATCTGCTCACGCCCGCGGAGCGCGCGGTGTTCGAGAAGAGCCCGGCGTTCGCGCCGATCCGCGAGCGGCTCCGCGTGGACGACTGGCGCAAGGTCTGGGAGCTGCGAGAGATCGCGCCGCACCGCGCCGGATCGTTCTCGTCGGTGTCGGTGATCCTGTCGAACCTTTTGCGCAAGCAGCGAGCGACGCTGGGCTTCCTGCACACGCACCACGAGGACCTGAAGGCCGCGCTGGAGCTGGCCGGGCCGAACCTGGTCGACGCGCAGGAGACGTGGCACCGGGTGTTCCGCGACGCCGAGCGAGCGGTGCTCCGGAACGCGGAGATCGCGTTCCCGGAGCTGCGGCAGCTCGACGCGCGGCTGCGGGAGTTCGCGCTGTGGCACCAGCGGGGCGACATGCGGGTGCTCGGGTTGACGGTGCTGCCCGAGGCGTTGACGTCGCTGTTCGGGGATCAAGACGGGATCTACCCGTCGGCCTGTCGTCAGTACCGGCGCTCGATGAACGAGGTGGCCGGCTGGGCGGCGTCGCATGGGCTGATGGACTTCACCGGGGAGGAGTGCATCCCGCCCAACGCGAGCTTGCTGGAGGCGCAGATGCACCAGCACCCGAAGCTGCTCGACGCCCTGCAGCGGCGCGATGGCTACGGTCGGGACCTGGAGGTGTCGGCGCCGCGGGCGGGGACGTCACCCGGGAGCCTGGACGAGGTGATTGGGGTGCTGCGCGGGGCGAAGGTGTTCGGTCCGCTGATGGACCGGGAGCTGCGGCGGCTGGCACAGCGGGCGCGGCGGGCGGTGTACGGGCCGCTCGATCGGGTGGTGGTGCAGGGGAACTCGGACGCGTCGATGTTCGTGGTGGCCTCGGGTTCGGTGGAGGTGCTGGTGCGGCTCGGCGATGGGCGGGACGCGCCGCTGGCGACGCTGGAGGCGGGGGCGATCTTCGGCGAGATCGCGCTGCTGACGGGGGAAGAGCGCTCGGCGACGGTGCGGGCCGTCGAGGAGGTGGTGCTCTACGAGATCACGAAGGAGGCGCTGCAGCCGATCATCGAGGCGCGCCCTCAGCTCGTGGTGGAGCTGGCGCGGCTGATGGCGCTGCGCCAGGCCGATCTGCGCGAGGTCGCCGGTCGTGTGCACGAGGAGGAGCAGACGAGGAGCCTCGCTGCGCGCATCCGGGGGTTCTTCCTGGGCTGA
- a CDS encoding serine/threonine-protein kinase has protein sequence MGAQAAVPQLEGLFNGRYRIRRCLKAGGMGAVYEVLDEVTSGRRALKIMLPTLMASPELRTRFERETRITGSLESDHIVRVYDAGVDDASATPFLVMELLQGEDLGALVRRRGSISAAEVVMLLFQAALALDRAHAAGVVHRDLKPENLFLTERDDGSPCLKILDFGIAKVLGEGTTLTQSMVGTPAYMAPEQVRAERTIGATADVYALAQVGYALLVGETYWREEAEAAGSSYMLAIAVLAGPTEPPVERALRRRGRKLPENFNAWFSKATAARPDARFQRASQAILELGTALDVLLPNAPRERRTGPPLTLGATEYATPEPTHHSEEISVSRLRGATILQERLPPLARQSVSPPASPEPPSPASQRPAPHHEDAHLHGHLTPSGSKRRSNAPGAGNSSHASSPPSASRSGSNAPGAGNSSHASSPPSASRSGSNAPSAGSGNHASNAPGTGSGSSTGSSAPSASSSTGGQRRFRVVADLQHCIVRLKVWGFWDIHEARAYLDDFRAKAALVVNEAARSGASSDGSAGEGRPWYVLADISEFAAQKPEVNAYVEKTMEFARKHGMRRAANLVSSALSKMQIGRLSTDMRLPEYSFFQAESDAVAWLLRGP, from the coding sequence ATGGGCGCCCAAGCTGCAGTTCCTCAACTCGAAGGCCTCTTCAACGGCCGCTACCGCATCCGGCGCTGCTTGAAGGCCGGCGGCATGGGCGCCGTCTACGAGGTCCTCGACGAGGTCACCTCCGGACGACGCGCGCTCAAGATCATGCTCCCCACCCTCATGGCGAGCCCCGAGCTGCGCACCCGCTTCGAGCGAGAGACGCGCATCACCGGCTCGCTCGAGAGCGACCACATCGTCCGCGTCTACGACGCCGGCGTCGACGACGCCTCCGCCACCCCCTTCCTCGTGATGGAGCTGCTCCAGGGCGAGGACCTGGGCGCCCTCGTGCGCCGACGCGGCTCGATCTCCGCCGCCGAGGTGGTGATGCTCCTCTTCCAGGCCGCGCTCGCCCTCGACCGAGCGCATGCGGCCGGCGTCGTCCACCGCGACCTCAAGCCCGAGAACCTCTTCCTCACCGAGCGCGACGACGGCTCTCCCTGCCTCAAGATTCTCGACTTCGGCATCGCCAAGGTGCTCGGCGAGGGCACCACCCTCACGCAGAGCATGGTCGGCACCCCCGCCTACATGGCACCCGAGCAGGTCCGCGCCGAGCGCACCATCGGCGCCACCGCCGACGTCTACGCGCTCGCGCAGGTCGGCTACGCCCTCCTCGTCGGCGAGACCTACTGGCGCGAAGAAGCCGAGGCCGCGGGCTCGTCGTACATGCTCGCCATCGCCGTCCTCGCCGGGCCGACCGAGCCCCCCGTCGAGCGCGCACTCCGCCGCCGCGGCCGCAAGCTCCCGGAGAATTTCAACGCCTGGTTCTCGAAAGCCACGGCCGCGCGCCCCGACGCGCGCTTCCAGCGCGCCTCCCAGGCCATCCTCGAACTCGGCACCGCGCTCGACGTCCTTTTGCCGAACGCACCGCGCGAGCGCCGCACCGGCCCCCCCCTCACGCTCGGCGCCACCGAGTACGCGACGCCCGAGCCCACGCACCACAGCGAGGAAATCTCGGTCTCCCGCCTCCGCGGCGCCACCATCTTGCAAGAGCGCCTCCCGCCGCTCGCACGCCAGAGCGTCTCGCCCCCCGCCTCCCCCGAGCCGCCTTCACCCGCCTCACAGCGCCCGGCTCCACACCACGAGGACGCCCACCTCCACGGCCACCTCACCCCCAGCGGCAGCAAGCGCCGCAGCAACGCCCCCGGTGCTGGCAACAGCAGCCACGCCAGCAGCCCCCCCAGCGCCAGCAGAAGTGGCAGCAACGCCCCCGGTGCTGGCAACAGCAGCCACGCCAGCAGCCCCCCCAGCGCCAGCAGAAGTGGCAGCAACGCCCCCAGCGCTGGTAGCGGCAACCACGCCAGCAACGCCCCCGGCACCGGCAGCGGGTCCAGCACCGGCAGCAGCGCCCCCAGCGCCAGCAGCAGCACCGGCGGACAGCGTCGCTTCCGCGTGGTCGCCGACCTGCAACACTGCATCGTCCGGCTCAAGGTGTGGGGCTTCTGGGACATCCACGAGGCCCGGGCATACCTCGACGACTTCCGGGCGAAGGCCGCCCTCGTCGTCAACGAAGCCGCGCGTAGCGGAGCCTCCTCTGACGGCTCCGCTGGCGAGGGCAGGCCCTGGTACGTGCTCGCCGACATCTCCGAGTTCGCCGCGCAGAAACCCGAGGTGAACGCCTACGTCGAGAAGACCATGGAGTTCGCGCGCAAGCACGGTATGCGCAGGGCGGCGAACCTCGTCAGCAGCGCGCTCTCGAAGATGCAGATCGGCCGCCTCTCCACCGACATGCGCCTACCCGAGTACTCCTTCTTCCAGGCCGAGAGCGACGCCGTCGCCTGGCTCCTCCGCGGCCCCTGA
- a CDS encoding phosphotransferase family protein: MSEPTLDELRQVIVDAFPELASSRFTLLTMGWQSLAVDVDDRLIFKFPRDEEAEKALISEAGVLAVVRPALTMTVPDLTLHQGTRLFSRHDKLRGEHLLAPEYERLGERSRQVLAEELALFYAEMHALPEAALKAAGAGPAEAWMEPDEILEKAWPRLPPALRPYAEQTLAVWRDLPPDPHGTTFGFFDGHGWNMAFDHERERLQGIYDFADAGFGVLHREFLQSDWIARDLTARIIPAYERLTGRAIDRARVALMSGVLRLWELADLAAEDTPRIEAAVRIVEVWAASERA; encoded by the coding sequence ATGTCCGAACCGACCCTGGACGAGCTGCGGCAGGTGATCGTCGACGCGTTTCCGGAGCTTGCGTCGTCGCGGTTCACGCTGCTGACGATGGGGTGGCAGTCCCTCGCGGTCGACGTCGACGACCGGCTGATCTTCAAGTTTCCCAGGGACGAGGAGGCGGAGAAGGCGCTGATCAGCGAGGCGGGGGTGCTCGCCGTCGTTCGTCCGGCCCTGACCATGACGGTCCCAGATCTGACGCTGCACCAGGGGACGCGGTTGTTCTCGCGGCACGACAAACTGCGCGGGGAGCATCTGCTCGCGCCGGAGTACGAGCGGCTCGGGGAGCGGTCGCGTCAGGTGCTGGCCGAGGAGCTCGCGCTGTTCTACGCGGAGATGCATGCGCTGCCGGAAGCGGCGCTGAAGGCGGCGGGGGCAGGGCCGGCAGAGGCATGGATGGAGCCGGACGAGATCCTGGAGAAGGCGTGGCCACGGCTGCCGCCCGCGCTGCGACCGTACGCCGAGCAGACCCTCGCGGTGTGGCGAGACCTTCCGCCGGATCCGCACGGGACGACGTTCGGGTTCTTCGACGGGCACGGGTGGAACATGGCGTTCGACCACGAGCGCGAGCGGCTCCAGGGGATCTACGACTTCGCCGACGCGGGCTTCGGCGTGCTCCACCGGGAGTTCCTTCAGTCCGACTGGATCGCGCGGGACCTCACGGCGAGGATCATCCCGGCGTACGAGCGCCTGACGGGCCGGGCGATCGACCGAGCGCGCGTGGCACTGATGAGCGGCGTGCTCAGGCTGTGGGAGCTGGCCGATCTCGCTGCCGAGGATACGCCCAGGATCGAGGCGGCGGTGCGCATCGTCGAGGTGTGGGCTGCGTCCGAGCGGGCTTGA